The following are encoded in a window of Phaseolus vulgaris cultivar G19833 chromosome 3, P. vulgaris v2.0, whole genome shotgun sequence genomic DNA:
- the LOC137808320 gene encoding mitogen-activated protein kinase kinase kinase 5-like isoform X4, translated as MRWLPTLSFAPSSSSSSSSATATDHRRKAKLFGNSGKKRACHVVENDVRSLDEDSPFPSPGTPQPLPLPELAASPALVRNKDGERRLPSPKDAATATATTGFQMRSVFASQDTRRNMEQAETRSSRMVHQDASGCCESARDNSNTNNSNLVSVPHRSTISEMSICETGLLPPAFFDLSVSGTETSPSPTSHQSPQRKSPQQHGRTMSGPPSPIHSKLSLELSMVRRESCAPPVSVHPLPLPPGAALPSPPAVGTFSHVRSESLPMKNQWKKGKLIGRGTFGSVYVATNRETGALCAMKEVEIFPDDPKSAECIKQLEQEIKVLSQLQHSNIVQYYGSEIVNDRFYIYLEYVHPGSINKYVREHCGAITESVIRNFTRHILSGLAYLHNKKTIHRDIKGANLLVDSAGVVKLADFGMAKHLTGFEGNLSLRGSPYWMAPELLQAVMQKDNSPDLAFASDIWSLGCTIIEMFTGKPPWSEYEGAAALFKVMKETPPIPETLSPEGKDFLRCCFKRNPAERPAAAVLLEHRFLKNSQQPDVLSPTQLYNGTGLMDKPLSPIQKSEYKLDRSSISCANIAKGKAADRRGFPIPSLDILPAFLDQ; from the exons ATGCGGTGGTTACCCACGCTTTCCTTCGCGCCTTCCAGTTCCTCCTCGTCTTCCTCCGCAACTGCCACCGACCACCGCCGGAAGGCCAAGCTATTCGGTAATTCGGGCAAGAAGCGCGCCTGCCACGTCGTCGAGAACGATGTCAGGTCGCTTGACGAAGATTCTCCCTTCCCTTCCCCCGGCACGCCTCAGCCCTTACCCCTGCCGGAGCTCGCCGCCTCCCCGGCCCTAGTCCGTAACAAAGACGGCGAGCGCCGTCTTCCTTCGCCCAAGGATGCTGCTACAGCCACCGCCACCACCGGCTTTCAGATGCGGAG TGTTTTTGCTAGCCAAGACACGAGAAGGAACATGGAACAGGCTGAAACTAGGTCATCGAGAATGGTGCATCAAGATGCGAGTGGTTGTTGTGAGAGTGCTCGAGATAACAGTAATACTAATAATAGTAACTTGGTGAGCGTCCCTCATAGGAGCACTATTTCAG AAATGTCTATCTGTGAAACAGGGTTGCTACCTCCTGCCTTCTTTGATCTATCCGTGTCGGGCACAGAAACTTCTCCCTCTCCCACCTCCCATCAAAGTCCACAGAGGAAAAGTCCCCAGCAACACGGCAGAACAATGAGTGGACCTCCATCCCCTATACATTCCAAGTTATCACTTGAACTCTCAATGGTGCGCCGTGAAAGTTGTGCTCCTCCTGTCAGTGTTCACCCCTTGCCCCTGCCTCCCGGGGCTGCCCTGCCCTCTCCACCAGCGGTTGGTACATTTTCCCATGTTAGGTCAGAATCATTGCCAATGAAAAACCAATGGAAGAAAGGGAAACTTATTGGGCGTGGGACATTTGGAAGTGTTTATGTTGCAACCAATAG GGAAACCGGGGCATTATGTGCGATGAAGGAAGTAGAAATATTTCCTGATGATCCAAAATCTGCCGAGTGTATAAAACAGTTAGAGCAG GAAATTAAAGTTCTTAGCCAGCTGCAGCATTCAAACATCGTGCAGTATTATGGCAGTGAAATA GTTAATGACCGATTTTATATTTATCTGGAATATGTTCATCCTGGTTCAATTAATAAATACGTCCGTGAGCATTGTGGTGCCATAACAGAATCTGTCATTCGAAATTTCACTCGACATATTCTATCAGGGTTGGCTTATttacataacaaaaaaacaattcatAG GGACATCAAAGGGGCTAACTTGCTTGTTGACTCTGCTGGAGTTGTTAAGCTTGCTGATTTTGGGATGGCTAAGCAT CTAACGGGGTTCGAAGGTAATCTTTCTTTGAGGGGAAGCCCGTATTGGATGGCTCCAGAG CTTTTGCAGGCTGTGATGCAAAAGGATAACAGTCCTGATCTTGCTTTTGCTAGTGATATTTGGAGTCTGGGTTGTACCATCATTGAAATGTTCACAGGGAAGCCTCCTTGGAGTGAATATGAAGGA GCCGCAGCTCTGTTTAAGGTTATGAAGGAAACCCCTCCTATTCCTGAAACATTGTCACCGGAAGGTAAAGATTTCTTGAGGTGCTGCTTTAAAAGAAATCCAGCAGAACGGCCAGCAGCTGCAGTTTTACTAGAACATcgatttttgaaaaactctcaACAGCCTGATGTTTTATCTCCCACTCAGCTCTATAATGGAACAGGCCTCATG GACAAACCACTCAGTCCCATTCAAAAATCTGAATATAAACTTGATCGGTCGTCAATTTCCTGTGCAAACATTGCCAAGGGTAAAGCAGCTGACAGGCGTGGATTTCCCATTCCTTCCTTGGATATTCTTCCTGCATTCTTGGACCAATAA
- the LOC137808320 gene encoding mitogen-activated protein kinase kinase kinase 5-like isoform X3 produces the protein MRWLPTLSFAPSSSSSSSSATATDHRRKAKLFGNSGKKRACHVVENDVRSLDEDSPFPSPGTPQPLPLPELAASPALVRNKDGERRLPSPKDAATATATTGFQMRSVFASQDTRRNMEQAETRSSRMVHQDASGCCESARDNSNTNNSNLVSVPHRSTISEMSICETGLLPPAFFDLSVSGTETSPSPTSHQSPQRKSPQQHGRTMSGPPSPIHSKLSLELSMVRRESCAPPVSVHPLPLPPGAALPSPPAVGTFSHVRSESLPMKNQWKKGKLIGRGTFGSVYVATNRETGALCAMKEVEIFPDDPKSAECIKQLEQEIKVLSQLQHSNIVQYYGSEIVNDRFYIYLEYVHPGSINKYVREHCGAITESVIRNFTRHILSGLAYLHNKKTIHRDIKGANLLVDSAGVVKLADFGMAKHLTGFEGNLSLRGSPYWMAPELLQAVMQKDNSPDLAFASDIWSLGCTIIEMFTGKPPWSEYEGAAALFKVMKETPPIPETLSPEGKDFLRCCFKRNPAERPAAAVLLEHRFLKNSQQPDVLSPTQLYNGTGLMQDKPLSPIQKSEYKLDRSSISCANIAKGKAADRRGFPIPSLDILPAFLDQ, from the exons ATGCGGTGGTTACCCACGCTTTCCTTCGCGCCTTCCAGTTCCTCCTCGTCTTCCTCCGCAACTGCCACCGACCACCGCCGGAAGGCCAAGCTATTCGGTAATTCGGGCAAGAAGCGCGCCTGCCACGTCGTCGAGAACGATGTCAGGTCGCTTGACGAAGATTCTCCCTTCCCTTCCCCCGGCACGCCTCAGCCCTTACCCCTGCCGGAGCTCGCCGCCTCCCCGGCCCTAGTCCGTAACAAAGACGGCGAGCGCCGTCTTCCTTCGCCCAAGGATGCTGCTACAGCCACCGCCACCACCGGCTTTCAGATGCGGAG TGTTTTTGCTAGCCAAGACACGAGAAGGAACATGGAACAGGCTGAAACTAGGTCATCGAGAATGGTGCATCAAGATGCGAGTGGTTGTTGTGAGAGTGCTCGAGATAACAGTAATACTAATAATAGTAACTTGGTGAGCGTCCCTCATAGGAGCACTATTTCAG AAATGTCTATCTGTGAAACAGGGTTGCTACCTCCTGCCTTCTTTGATCTATCCGTGTCGGGCACAGAAACTTCTCCCTCTCCCACCTCCCATCAAAGTCCACAGAGGAAAAGTCCCCAGCAACACGGCAGAACAATGAGTGGACCTCCATCCCCTATACATTCCAAGTTATCACTTGAACTCTCAATGGTGCGCCGTGAAAGTTGTGCTCCTCCTGTCAGTGTTCACCCCTTGCCCCTGCCTCCCGGGGCTGCCCTGCCCTCTCCACCAGCGGTTGGTACATTTTCCCATGTTAGGTCAGAATCATTGCCAATGAAAAACCAATGGAAGAAAGGGAAACTTATTGGGCGTGGGACATTTGGAAGTGTTTATGTTGCAACCAATAG GGAAACCGGGGCATTATGTGCGATGAAGGAAGTAGAAATATTTCCTGATGATCCAAAATCTGCCGAGTGTATAAAACAGTTAGAGCAG GAAATTAAAGTTCTTAGCCAGCTGCAGCATTCAAACATCGTGCAGTATTATGGCAGTGAAATA GTTAATGACCGATTTTATATTTATCTGGAATATGTTCATCCTGGTTCAATTAATAAATACGTCCGTGAGCATTGTGGTGCCATAACAGAATCTGTCATTCGAAATTTCACTCGACATATTCTATCAGGGTTGGCTTATttacataacaaaaaaacaattcatAG GGACATCAAAGGGGCTAACTTGCTTGTTGACTCTGCTGGAGTTGTTAAGCTTGCTGATTTTGGGATGGCTAAGCAT CTAACGGGGTTCGAAGGTAATCTTTCTTTGAGGGGAAGCCCGTATTGGATGGCTCCAGAG CTTTTGCAGGCTGTGATGCAAAAGGATAACAGTCCTGATCTTGCTTTTGCTAGTGATATTTGGAGTCTGGGTTGTACCATCATTGAAATGTTCACAGGGAAGCCTCCTTGGAGTGAATATGAAGGA GCCGCAGCTCTGTTTAAGGTTATGAAGGAAACCCCTCCTATTCCTGAAACATTGTCACCGGAAGGTAAAGATTTCTTGAGGTGCTGCTTTAAAAGAAATCCAGCAGAACGGCCAGCAGCTGCAGTTTTACTAGAACATcgatttttgaaaaactctcaACAGCCTGATGTTTTATCTCCCACTCAGCTCTATAATGGAACAGGCCTCATG CAGGACAAACCACTCAGTCCCATTCAAAAATCTGAATATAAACTTGATCGGTCGTCAATTTCCTGTGCAAACATTGCCAAGGGTAAAGCAGCTGACAGGCGTGGATTTCCCATTCCTTCCTTGGATATTCTTCCTGCATTCTTGGACCAATAA
- the LOC137808320 gene encoding mitogen-activated protein kinase kinase kinase 5-like isoform X1: MRWLPTLSFAPSSSSSSSSATATDHRRKAKLFGNSGKKRACHVVENDVRSLDEDSPFPSPGTPQPLPLPELAASPALVRNKDGERRLPSPKDAATATATTGFQMRSVFASQDTRRNMEQAETRSSRMVHQDASGCCESARDNSNTNNSNLVSVPHRSTISGSPFASPLMSPQNTKNGEFVPYYYASPKGNQFWSAPEMSICETGLLPPAFFDLSVSGTETSPSPTSHQSPQRKSPQQHGRTMSGPPSPIHSKLSLELSMVRRESCAPPVSVHPLPLPPGAALPSPPAVGTFSHVRSESLPMKNQWKKGKLIGRGTFGSVYVATNRETGALCAMKEVEIFPDDPKSAECIKQLEQEIKVLSQLQHSNIVQYYGSEIVNDRFYIYLEYVHPGSINKYVREHCGAITESVIRNFTRHILSGLAYLHNKKTIHRDIKGANLLVDSAGVVKLADFGMAKHLTGFEGNLSLRGSPYWMAPELLQAVMQKDNSPDLAFASDIWSLGCTIIEMFTGKPPWSEYEGAAALFKVMKETPPIPETLSPEGKDFLRCCFKRNPAERPAAAVLLEHRFLKNSQQPDVLSPTQLYNGTGLMQDKPLSPIQKSEYKLDRSSISCANIAKGKAADRRGFPIPSLDILPAFLDQ; this comes from the exons ATGCGGTGGTTACCCACGCTTTCCTTCGCGCCTTCCAGTTCCTCCTCGTCTTCCTCCGCAACTGCCACCGACCACCGCCGGAAGGCCAAGCTATTCGGTAATTCGGGCAAGAAGCGCGCCTGCCACGTCGTCGAGAACGATGTCAGGTCGCTTGACGAAGATTCTCCCTTCCCTTCCCCCGGCACGCCTCAGCCCTTACCCCTGCCGGAGCTCGCCGCCTCCCCGGCCCTAGTCCGTAACAAAGACGGCGAGCGCCGTCTTCCTTCGCCCAAGGATGCTGCTACAGCCACCGCCACCACCGGCTTTCAGATGCGGAG TGTTTTTGCTAGCCAAGACACGAGAAGGAACATGGAACAGGCTGAAACTAGGTCATCGAGAATGGTGCATCAAGATGCGAGTGGTTGTTGTGAGAGTGCTCGAGATAACAGTAATACTAATAATAGTAACTTGGTGAGCGTCCCTCATAGGAGCACTATTTCAGGTAGTCCCTTTGCAAGTCCTTTAATGAGTCCACAGAATACAAAAAATGGTGAATTTGTGCCATATTATTATGCGAGTCCCAAAGGAAATCAGTTCTGGTCTGCACCAGAAATGTCTATCTGTGAAACAGGGTTGCTACCTCCTGCCTTCTTTGATCTATCCGTGTCGGGCACAGAAACTTCTCCCTCTCCCACCTCCCATCAAAGTCCACAGAGGAAAAGTCCCCAGCAACACGGCAGAACAATGAGTGGACCTCCATCCCCTATACATTCCAAGTTATCACTTGAACTCTCAATGGTGCGCCGTGAAAGTTGTGCTCCTCCTGTCAGTGTTCACCCCTTGCCCCTGCCTCCCGGGGCTGCCCTGCCCTCTCCACCAGCGGTTGGTACATTTTCCCATGTTAGGTCAGAATCATTGCCAATGAAAAACCAATGGAAGAAAGGGAAACTTATTGGGCGTGGGACATTTGGAAGTGTTTATGTTGCAACCAATAG GGAAACCGGGGCATTATGTGCGATGAAGGAAGTAGAAATATTTCCTGATGATCCAAAATCTGCCGAGTGTATAAAACAGTTAGAGCAG GAAATTAAAGTTCTTAGCCAGCTGCAGCATTCAAACATCGTGCAGTATTATGGCAGTGAAATA GTTAATGACCGATTTTATATTTATCTGGAATATGTTCATCCTGGTTCAATTAATAAATACGTCCGTGAGCATTGTGGTGCCATAACAGAATCTGTCATTCGAAATTTCACTCGACATATTCTATCAGGGTTGGCTTATttacataacaaaaaaacaattcatAG GGACATCAAAGGGGCTAACTTGCTTGTTGACTCTGCTGGAGTTGTTAAGCTTGCTGATTTTGGGATGGCTAAGCAT CTAACGGGGTTCGAAGGTAATCTTTCTTTGAGGGGAAGCCCGTATTGGATGGCTCCAGAG CTTTTGCAGGCTGTGATGCAAAAGGATAACAGTCCTGATCTTGCTTTTGCTAGTGATATTTGGAGTCTGGGTTGTACCATCATTGAAATGTTCACAGGGAAGCCTCCTTGGAGTGAATATGAAGGA GCCGCAGCTCTGTTTAAGGTTATGAAGGAAACCCCTCCTATTCCTGAAACATTGTCACCGGAAGGTAAAGATTTCTTGAGGTGCTGCTTTAAAAGAAATCCAGCAGAACGGCCAGCAGCTGCAGTTTTACTAGAACATcgatttttgaaaaactctcaACAGCCTGATGTTTTATCTCCCACTCAGCTCTATAATGGAACAGGCCTCATG CAGGACAAACCACTCAGTCCCATTCAAAAATCTGAATATAAACTTGATCGGTCGTCAATTTCCTGTGCAAACATTGCCAAGGGTAAAGCAGCTGACAGGCGTGGATTTCCCATTCCTTCCTTGGATATTCTTCCTGCATTCTTGGACCAATAA
- the LOC137808320 gene encoding mitogen-activated protein kinase kinase kinase 5-like isoform X2 has protein sequence MRWLPTLSFAPSSSSSSSSATATDHRRKAKLFGNSGKKRACHVVENDVRSLDEDSPFPSPGTPQPLPLPELAASPALVRNKDGERRLPSPKDAATATATTGFQMRSVFASQDTRRNMEQAETRSSRMVHQDASGCCESARDNSNTNNSNLVSVPHRSTISGSPFASPLMSPQNTKNGEFVPYYYASPKGNQFWSAPEMSICETGLLPPAFFDLSVSGTETSPSPTSHQSPQRKSPQQHGRTMSGPPSPIHSKLSLELSMVRRESCAPPVSVHPLPLPPGAALPSPPAVGTFSHVRSESLPMKNQWKKGKLIGRGTFGSVYVATNRETGALCAMKEVEIFPDDPKSAECIKQLEQEIKVLSQLQHSNIVQYYGSEIVNDRFYIYLEYVHPGSINKYVREHCGAITESVIRNFTRHILSGLAYLHNKKTIHRDIKGANLLVDSAGVVKLADFGMAKHLTGFEGNLSLRGSPYWMAPELLQAVMQKDNSPDLAFASDIWSLGCTIIEMFTGKPPWSEYEGAAALFKVMKETPPIPETLSPEGKDFLRCCFKRNPAERPAAAVLLEHRFLKNSQQPDVLSPTQLYNGTGLMDKPLSPIQKSEYKLDRSSISCANIAKGKAADRRGFPIPSLDILPAFLDQ, from the exons ATGCGGTGGTTACCCACGCTTTCCTTCGCGCCTTCCAGTTCCTCCTCGTCTTCCTCCGCAACTGCCACCGACCACCGCCGGAAGGCCAAGCTATTCGGTAATTCGGGCAAGAAGCGCGCCTGCCACGTCGTCGAGAACGATGTCAGGTCGCTTGACGAAGATTCTCCCTTCCCTTCCCCCGGCACGCCTCAGCCCTTACCCCTGCCGGAGCTCGCCGCCTCCCCGGCCCTAGTCCGTAACAAAGACGGCGAGCGCCGTCTTCCTTCGCCCAAGGATGCTGCTACAGCCACCGCCACCACCGGCTTTCAGATGCGGAG TGTTTTTGCTAGCCAAGACACGAGAAGGAACATGGAACAGGCTGAAACTAGGTCATCGAGAATGGTGCATCAAGATGCGAGTGGTTGTTGTGAGAGTGCTCGAGATAACAGTAATACTAATAATAGTAACTTGGTGAGCGTCCCTCATAGGAGCACTATTTCAGGTAGTCCCTTTGCAAGTCCTTTAATGAGTCCACAGAATACAAAAAATGGTGAATTTGTGCCATATTATTATGCGAGTCCCAAAGGAAATCAGTTCTGGTCTGCACCAGAAATGTCTATCTGTGAAACAGGGTTGCTACCTCCTGCCTTCTTTGATCTATCCGTGTCGGGCACAGAAACTTCTCCCTCTCCCACCTCCCATCAAAGTCCACAGAGGAAAAGTCCCCAGCAACACGGCAGAACAATGAGTGGACCTCCATCCCCTATACATTCCAAGTTATCACTTGAACTCTCAATGGTGCGCCGTGAAAGTTGTGCTCCTCCTGTCAGTGTTCACCCCTTGCCCCTGCCTCCCGGGGCTGCCCTGCCCTCTCCACCAGCGGTTGGTACATTTTCCCATGTTAGGTCAGAATCATTGCCAATGAAAAACCAATGGAAGAAAGGGAAACTTATTGGGCGTGGGACATTTGGAAGTGTTTATGTTGCAACCAATAG GGAAACCGGGGCATTATGTGCGATGAAGGAAGTAGAAATATTTCCTGATGATCCAAAATCTGCCGAGTGTATAAAACAGTTAGAGCAG GAAATTAAAGTTCTTAGCCAGCTGCAGCATTCAAACATCGTGCAGTATTATGGCAGTGAAATA GTTAATGACCGATTTTATATTTATCTGGAATATGTTCATCCTGGTTCAATTAATAAATACGTCCGTGAGCATTGTGGTGCCATAACAGAATCTGTCATTCGAAATTTCACTCGACATATTCTATCAGGGTTGGCTTATttacataacaaaaaaacaattcatAG GGACATCAAAGGGGCTAACTTGCTTGTTGACTCTGCTGGAGTTGTTAAGCTTGCTGATTTTGGGATGGCTAAGCAT CTAACGGGGTTCGAAGGTAATCTTTCTTTGAGGGGAAGCCCGTATTGGATGGCTCCAGAG CTTTTGCAGGCTGTGATGCAAAAGGATAACAGTCCTGATCTTGCTTTTGCTAGTGATATTTGGAGTCTGGGTTGTACCATCATTGAAATGTTCACAGGGAAGCCTCCTTGGAGTGAATATGAAGGA GCCGCAGCTCTGTTTAAGGTTATGAAGGAAACCCCTCCTATTCCTGAAACATTGTCACCGGAAGGTAAAGATTTCTTGAGGTGCTGCTTTAAAAGAAATCCAGCAGAACGGCCAGCAGCTGCAGTTTTACTAGAACATcgatttttgaaaaactctcaACAGCCTGATGTTTTATCTCCCACTCAGCTCTATAATGGAACAGGCCTCATG GACAAACCACTCAGTCCCATTCAAAAATCTGAATATAAACTTGATCGGTCGTCAATTTCCTGTGCAAACATTGCCAAGGGTAAAGCAGCTGACAGGCGTGGATTTCCCATTCCTTCCTTGGATATTCTTCCTGCATTCTTGGACCAATAA